A genomic window from Salvia miltiorrhiza cultivar Shanhuang (shh) chromosome 5, IMPLAD_Smil_shh, whole genome shotgun sequence includes:
- the LOC130986241 gene encoding early nodule-specific protein 2-like — protein sequence MAPDSDSFPQAYNRDNFQHPASFSRLPSNVMGSPASGIPPQSHHPTDNYSGVDPASRMAPDSDSFPQAYNHDNFQHPASFSRLPSNITGSPASGIPPQSHHPTDNYSGVDPTDNYSGVDPASRMAPDSDSFPQAYNHDNFQHPASFSRLPPNVMGSRASGIPPQSHHPTDNYSGVDPASRMAPDLDSFPQAYNHDNFQHPASFSRLPSNVMGSPASGIPPQSHHPTDNYSGVDLASRMAPDSDSFPQAYNHDNFQHFASFSRLPSNVMGSRASGIPPQSHHPTDNYSGVDPASRMAPDSDSFPQAYNHDNFQHPASFSRLPSNITGSPASGIPPQSHHPTDNYSGVDPASRMAPNSDSFPQAYNHDNFQHPASFSRLPPNVMGSPASGIPPQSHHPTDNYSGVDPASRMAPDSDSFPHAYNHDNFQHHASFSRLPSNVMGSLASGIPPQFHHPTDNYSGVDPASRMARDSDSFPQAYNRDNFQHPASFSRLPSNVAAPPPSTMAPPSHFPSENIHQPPNGSEHSVYHHQSHPHPPYQPEPHQSIPQNYPSHDIPSFASHPNFQSYLSFTESSLPAAPSHYPYYQGSDVATYTSSPPSNAAVPYASTPKYSSSGKNGSLSEVSSPTSERYEYDSSYQPPPEKIVEAHNAARFAVGALAFDEVSVAVDHLKKALDLLTNQSSAH from the coding sequence ATGGCACCAGATTCAGATTCGTTTCCTCAAGCCTATAATCGTGATAATTTTCAGCATCCTGCTAGTTTCTCACGACTACCTTCAAATGTTATGGGATCACCTGCTTCGGGTATTCCACCCCAATCTCATCATCCTACTGACAATTACTCTGGAGTCGATCCTGCTTCAAGAATGGCACCAGATTCAGATTCGTTTCCTCAAGCCTATAATCATGATAATTTTCAGCATCCTGCTAGTTTCTCACGACTACCTTCAAATATTACGGGATCACCTGCTTCGGGTATTCCACCCCAATCTCATCATCCTACTGACAATTACTCTGGAGTAGATCCTACTGACAATTACTCTGGAGTGGATCCTGCTTCAAGAATGGCACCAGATTCAGATTCGTTTCCTCAAGCCTATAATCATGATAATTTTCAGCATCCTGCTAGTTTCTCACGACTACCTCCAAATGTTATGGGATCACGTGCTTCGGGTATTCCACCCCAATCTCATCATCCTACTGACAATTACTCTGGAGTAGATCCTGCTTCAAGAATGGCACCAGATTTAGATTCGTTTCCTCAAGCCTATAATCATGATAATTTTCAGCATCCTGCTAGTTTCTCACGACTACCTTCAAATGTTATGGGATCACCTGCTTCGGGTATTCCACCCCAATCTCATCATCCTACTGACAATTACTCTGGAGTAGATCTAGCTTCAAGAATGGCACCAGATTCAGATTCGTTTCCTCAAGCCTATAATCATGATAATTTTCAGCATTTTGCTAGTTTCTCACGACTACCTTCAAATGTTATGGGATCACGTGCTTCGGGTATTCCACCCCAATCTCATCATCCTACTGACAATTACTCTGGAGTAGATCCTGCTTCAAGAATGGCACCAGATTCAGATTCGTTTCCTCAAGCCTATAATCATGATAATTTTCAGCATCCTGCTAGTTTCTCACGACTACCTTCAAATATTACGGGATCACCTGCTTCGGGTATTCCACCCCAATCTCATCATCCTACTGACAATTACTCTGGAGTAGATCCTGCTTCAAGAATGGCACCAAATTCAGATTCATTTCCTCAAGCCTATAATCATGATAATTTTCAGCATCCTGCTAGTTTCTCACGACTACCTCCAAATGTTATGGGATCACCTGCTTCGGGTATTCCACCCCAATCTCATCATCCTACTGACAATTACTCTGGAGTAGATCCTGCTTCAAGAATGGCACCAGATTCAGATTCGTTTCCTCATGCCTATAATCATGATAATTTTCAGCATCATGCTAGTTTCTCACGACTACCTTCAAATGTTATGGGATCACTTGCTTCAGGCATTCCACCCCAATTTCATCATCCTACTGACAATTACTCTGGAGTAGATCCTGCTTCAAGAATGGCACGAGATTCAGATTCGTTTCCTCAAGCCTATAATCGTGATAATTTTCAGCATCCTGCTAGTTTCTCACGACTACCTTCAAATGTTGCAGCCCCACCTCCATCAACCATGGCTCCACCATCTCATTTTCCTAGTGAAAACATCCACCAACCACCAAATGGCTCTGAGCATTCTGTTTATCATCATCAATCACATCCGCACCCGCCATACCAGCCTGAACCTCATCAGAGCATACCGCAAAACTACCCTTCCCATGATATACCCTCTTTTGCATCACATCCCAATTTTCAGTCCTACCTGAGTTTCACGGAGAGTAGCCTTCCCGCTGCTCCTTCTCATTACCCTTATTATCAAGGTTCCGATGTTGCTACCTACACCAGTTCACCACCTTCTAACGCAGCGGTACCATATGCTTCAACTCCTAAATATAGTTCTAGTGGCAAGAACGGGAGCCTTTCGGAAGTTTCATCACCGACCTCAGAAAGGTACGAGTATGATAGCAGTTACCAGCCTCCACCtgaaaaaattgttgaagcACACAACGCGGCGAGATTTGCAGTAGGGGCTTTGGCATTTGATGAAGTATCTGTTGCAGTGGACCACCTTAAGAAAGCTCTCGATTTGTTGACGAATCAATCATCTGCCCACTGA